The DNA region CGCCGTAAGTGATCTGAATACTCCTCAGGATGCAGACCTGAGTCCAGAAGATTTGACGTCAAGTAGACAGCGGTGTACCCTAGTAACGGGTATAGAGCAAGCGTCTTTTCCGGTTGTCGAGACTCTACCCACCGCCAAGTACACATGACTATCTTGAACAGTTGAGAAATCCCCGCGTGAAGCAATGATTGCGTCTTTGCCAACCAGATTCTTTCCGGATCGGAGGTTGCCAGATGGGGCAGAGAGAACGAGTAAGCGATCCGAAGTTCTTCGAGGGTGAGAGGTCTTGATGCGCCGACGATGAGAGCAAGAAGCCCTCGCGTGCGTTCCATCCGACATATATGTTGTTTGGTCGTCCATGAAGTCTTGACATGAGCAAGGAGAACAGCCGGGGCGTATTCCTGGTCAAGCTCGTCGGGTGCTCTTTGTAAAATAGACTCAATCTCAGTAGGACAGAAAGCTGACCGTAACTCCTTGAAGATGCGTTTGATCCATAGGAACATGACGGTTGATCTAGCCTCCAGGTCTGATCTGATGCTGTTGCGCACAGCATCGTCTTTGATGTCAATGCAACTTTCCAGCCCAAAAGATATGAGCTTGGCCAAATCGCTCTGGAGTAAGTCCAGTGTCAGTTCGATATGAGGAGGCCATTTCATCAGCACCCTCCGTAAACTAGactggccaccaccaaggaGACAGCGAAAGTGCTCGGTTTGTTCAAGTAACTCTGTCAAGCACCCCAAGGCATCGCTATTCGGGTCGTTCCGGTCATCAAGTGACTCGTCAATGCCGTCCAGAATGCAGAATATCGGATGTTGGCGCTGGTTACAGCGTTTTTTTTGATTTGGATGAGAAGCCTTTTGAAGCTCGAGAGGGCTTCGCGAGCCAAAAGGTGTGGTATCAGCGGAATCCGATCCACGGCTGGCAAACCCTTTAGCAGTTGGCACAAGATAGTGCGCACCATCGCATTAACTCGCCGGTCTTTCTCATTGCCTgcccaaaaggaaaagaataGGGTATCCTTCCCTGTTTCTGAAGCCCCTCTGCCACGGAACTAGCGAGAACAGACTTTCCGCTACCCTTGGCGccgtggatgatgagagttTTCCCTTCGCTGTCCAGAGGGGCATTGGTTGACTGAGCATCGCTTCTCGGATCCAACCACCGAGAAAATGCCGGGTGCTCCCATATCCATTCGAGTATACCGGGTAACCTGTCGGGAATGAAATGAGTGTCGGAGGGCCTGAGGAGCTTCTGAAGCTGGGTTTGCTGTAAAAACTGTGTTTGGCGCTCCAAAAGGCAGGCCTGCAAGGAGGCCTGGAGGCCGTGGAGGCGTTTGGCCTGTTCTTGAAAGTCTTTCTCGAATCTCTCAAGAATAAGGAGTGCCCTCTTCATTATTCCAGGCCCTCCATTTTTGCCATTGACCTCACCCAGAAGGCGGGCCAAACTGGAGACGTCGTCTTTAGCTTCTCGAAGCAGTCGCTCGATTTCCGCATCATCGGTGAAATTCGCCGGATCAGCTTTGACTCTTTGGAAGACGCCTACGAGTGTCTTGTCGAGGAGATTCAGTTCCGATTGAACTCCGCGGGCGACTAATGCGGTGCGGGTTTTGCTATGAGCTTGGTGGTCTCACTTGCAACCTGCCGTACCATCTTGATCAGTGCTGGTATTGTACCAACAACTCCGACGATTTCCATGATTCTAGGTACTGTAAAGAGTTACcgaggcaaagaaggcccGAAGTGCTGATTATCTAGAGAAAGAGTTCCGTGAAGAATGATTGAGGGCAagggcttcttgatggtgtcAATTCACAGTAAGTTGGGCATCGTTTTCTATCAGACCGCACAGATTGAGGGGGCGGTGCTTTTCTCCAGTCATTCTTGTGGGCGAACCTGAGCAGAAACAGAGCACAGGTTGTTTGCCTTGGATGCCCCAGGGAGGGGAAAATGGTTGTTGATATTCGCCAATCATCGTGCTCTTTGAGCATGTCGGCACTCCGACAATGTGCATTTTTCCTGTATCATTTTCCATTCAACAAGCTCGAGGCTCCAGTAATGCTTTGCACAACTTGGAGTCTTACGATAAGGCAACTTCCAAGGTGCAGAAAATGACTGACCGAGGTGTGCTATGCAGGTAGTTCTGATGCAAACTGAGGCTGACGTTGGTGTAGGTTTCCTGAGACATGGTGACATGGATCCCAGGACTAGAACAGGCCCACCTCTGCGGGAACCGTTGATGAGCGACGGTCCCTGAAACGCACAGATGGGTTCAACGTCCAATTCCACTTTGATTGAGTCTGCACGATATCGCTTATATCCAAACTTCGCTAGATACTAGCACTTCCACCATATTGTCTCAGATTCGTGCTGATAAGATGCGATTTCTTTCCCCGGATCGTGTGtgggtgctgttgatgatgccaaGACACGTGCCGCACATCATGAGAGGTAGCAATTAACGGCATGTTGGCGCTTGCAGTAATGAATAGTGATCATGCTGACACAAGTTCCAGGCAGTCTGAAAAGGGGCTGAAATAcgaataaaaaaataatagTTCGTGTCCTAAATCCCGCTGGTCACGGCGGCTGATGGACAAGAGGTCACCAAGACTTTTTACCAATATTTTTGCGATAGACGGCGTCGCGAATCCGTCTTGTCGTTCTTGGGTCAAGCCATGGCATCAGGAACAAGGCAGATGTCCAATTTCTGCATCCGCCAAAAATACCCCAGAAGGTGCCCACTTTCCAGCATGGCTCCACCATGATTTCCACTAAATGGACATTCAGCCAGCATCACCCCTGTCAATATAGTCCCAATTCGAACCCTTGACATGTGGGGAGGTTCCCTCCCAGGCACAAGGGACCACGACCCGAAAGTACATAAGACATGAAACACTTCCAACAggtgctcttcttctttcatTCATTTCTTCTTGCCAAGTCGTCATTCAGCCCTAAACACCAAACGTTGCTCTTTCGCAACAGTCCATTCTTTTAACAGTAAAAACAACCGCCGCGCTCACGGCGACTACAACAATCAATATGCGcgtcctctccctcttttcGCTCGCCGCTGCGGCCCTCCCCCTGGCCTCGGCCATCCAGTTCACCTCGCCCGCCGGCAACTCGACCTTGAGCAAGGGCAACTCGTACAAGGTCAAGTGGGATTCCGTCGACACGGATCCTTCCACTTTTAGCATTTACCTCGTCAACTTTGTCAACTGGCCCCCCTTTTACACCCAACTCGCCGGCGGTGTTTCTACCGAGTCTGGCGAGTATGAGGTGACCGTTCCCTGCCTTGTTGACGCCTCCTGGGGCTACCAATTGTCAGTATCTATGTGTCTGGACGTGCTTTGAGCGCAAAGCTAAACATCTTTGCAGCAATGCCATCAACGGCACCAACGTCTATGTCATCCACGCTCAGACCCCCAAGTTCTACGTTGGCGAGGGTTCCTGCGAtgagcccgaggaggaggtcccCGTTCCCGTGATCACCGACTCCCTCCAGCAGACCACCTGCGAGGCCTACACCGTGACCGCCACCCCCGAGCCCACCTGCGATAACTCCGTCTCTACTGTCACTGCCACCGTCACTGCCACTGTCACCGTCGGTAAGGATGCCCCTGCGGcccctgccaccaccgctcctGCCACCCTTCAATACACCCCCGGCTTCCAGTCGGCTGTCAAGGTCTACTCGACCGTTTATGTTGACCTCTCTGAGGTCATTGACTCTGGCGAGTGCGTGTGCTAATTTTGTACACATAAGAATTCTAAGTTTCGATTGATGGAAAGGGGCATGTTGTTCAGCGAAAGATACCCGTCTTTGTTTAATGATAATTCTGTGCCATCGAATGTCAATTTCATCAAGTCAATGGTTCCGTGGAGCGCATCATTTGTCGATGTTTGATGTCTCCTGGATCACCATGACAACAGCTTTCAGTTCGTCTTTGCAGTTAGTGGTGTGAGCAATTCGGGTTTTGGGTGATGTTTGGTACGCGTTGGGTGGCTCTAAGCTACCCAGAGGACGGTTAGTCTAAATACTAGTGCAGCTTCAATTCGTTTGATAGATGTTGCCTTCTCATGGAGCAAAGTCCCGGGTGTCCAAAGACGAAAAACTTGAGACATGCCCATATCTCGTGTCACATCAGACGCCGGTCTTCCCATTAACTTCGCGCCCGAGGCTCCAGCTGTTACACAGCATCATTAAGCTCAGTAGCCAAAGCGATACCCGCAGACCAATATTGTAACGACGGCGCCATGACACAGACCCGACTGGCTGGAACTAGGCGAGACAGATCAGCATTACCAACAGGCCGGACGCAACCCGTTAGGAGATCGTCGGACGTCCGGCAGTTGAAGTGAGTCTAGACTTTATCGACATAGTGTAAAAAGCATTGTGAGCCGTTGAAGGTATATAACTGCCATCTTGGCGCCGGATATCATGTATTCTCATCCCATGCTCACGACCAGCCATTTTTGTACCCCTCAACCTTCTGCCTTCATTGTCCTATATATATCTTTTATCCGATCTCCTCATACATAACAAACACCCACCCAACTGGCAGCTGCCAGGACAACAATGTCATTCTACGCCTTCACacccttctctttctccgcCATCTTTCCCAACAGCGCAAATATATCCttccacaccctccccaaatccaccTCTACCCGAACCCAACCCGCACCAGGTAGAACCATGTCAACCCCCCGTAAACAACAAACCTTCACaaccctccactccctctaCGCCACCTCAGGCACAGTAACAATccactcctcttcctcagaCTCCCCAATCCTAGtccccaccccttctccccttgACCCAAACGACCCCTTATCCTGGCCCCCCCAAAAGAAACGcaccgccttcctctccatctgcaccttcaccttcctcacaaATTTTGGCATCGGCGGCCTAACCTCCGCCTTTtacctcatctccctcgaGTTCGAAAAGTCCCTCCCGGAAAcatccgccctcctcctctggccCATCCTCGTCTTGGGCCTCTTTAACTTTTTTTGGGTCCCCCTGGCTAATTACTTTGGTAAACGCCCCGTGTTTGTGCTAAGTTGTGGGTTACTTTTCGCGAGTTACATCTGGGGGGCTTTGGCGAAGAGTTTTGAGAGTTTGCTATGGAGTAATATCGTTGCTGCTTTTGCGGGGAGCTCGACCGAGGCGTTGggggcggcgatggtgaaTGATTTGTTTTTCGTGCATGAGCGcggggggaagatgggggtttATATGAATTTTATTAGTGGGGGGAATACGGTTGGCCCGTTGGTTTGTGGGTTTGTTGTTACTGTGAGTGCTTTTCTTGATCAAAGGGGGGTTGTTCAAAGAGCTGACTGTGATGTAATTAGGGGTTGAGTTGGAGGTGGCACAAGTGGATTGCTGCTATGCTGACTGGGATTAACTTTGCGactgtggtgttgatggtgccTGAGACGAGATATCACAGGGTTGAAGTGACCGGAGAGGGGGGGCAGCAAGTGTCGGAGAGCGAAGATAACGGGCAGGAGAAGGGCAAGGTGAGAGGTGACGGTGAACAGGGACAGCAGAGGGAGGGAATAGTCGCGGTTCCGAAGAAGAGCTGGGTTCAGGAGTTGAGTTTGTGGTCTGGGACGCCAAAGGATGACACGAGCTTGTGGAAGATGTTCTTGAGGCCGCTGCCAATGTTTGCGTATCCGTGTGTTATTTACTCGTTCCTCGGGTACGCAGTGTCATTGGTGTTGACGGTGGCTGTCAACATTCTCAACTCGTTTGTGCTCCAGGCGCCGCCATACTCGTGGTCACCAACGGTTAACGGGCTGATCAATATTCCCGGGTTCATCGGGAATCTCCTTGGCAGCTTTGCAGGCGGTTGGCTTGTCGATAAGTTTTGCGACTGGAGAAGCAGGAAGAACAATGGGGTGTTTGAACCGGAGAATAGGTTGTATCTCTGCATACTTCCGCTGCTGATTACCGGAGCCGGTTGCGTCTTGTTCGGGTATGGAGTCGAGAGAACACTCCATTGGACCTCATTATTCTTCGGCTACGGAATGGTGTCATTTGCGCTCACAGCAGTCCCCACGATTACGATGGCATATGTGTCAGATTGTCTACTGCCAGTTAACTCGGATGCTTTGATGCTTGTCAACGGTACGTCTCTCACTCACTTGCATTCGGATGAAAGAGGCTAACCATGGTATAGGGAGCAAAAATATTGTTGCTTTTGGATTTCTTTACGGAATCGTGCCATgggttgaagaggttggcTATGTCGAATGCTTTGGAACTCAAGCAGGAATATATGTTGCTATTATTGTAATAGGAATGGCGGTTTTAATCCCATTTGGCGCTAGAATCAGATATGCCCAGGCAAAGTGGAGGATTATCTTGTAATTTATGACCAGAAGGACGATGTTAGGTATTTCGAGGGAATGAAGCAGTCCTTTTCAAAGATATTTATGAACCAGTCAGTAATTTAACATGATGATACTTATGTGTCATTAGATAAAAAGAGTTCAGGGTgtaggtggtgatggtttggatCGACCGCCATGTTCGTGATGTTTTCCTGGTGTTGAGTTGGTGGACCCCCCCCCTTGCAAGGCTGCATGTGAAAAAGACAGACTGATAAGATGAGACCCACTCTTCCCGGCGAGTGGATTCACTGATAAGCGTGATCATCCACACGCGATTGGTCAGACACTTGACAAGGCTGCATGGCGGGGCAACTTTTTGCGATTTCTCGTCGCCAACCACTTTCGCAACAGAGCTCCAACTGCCCACGCCATCACTGAATCACTATTTTGGAAGCAAAACTAGCAACGAGCCTCGAAGACCTCCCCATATCACTCGTTTTTTTTGTCATTGATTCGAGATCGAGACACAAACAGTCACCAATAGTTTGTTACCAATATCTCAACATCGTCTGTTTGAACAAGGTCCGCAAAAGCCATCTCTTCATTCCAcgcgaccaccaccactgaaCCCTGATTGAGCGCGCCCGTCTGCCGCGTCCTCCCGCCTCAATGGCGGCGCCAAATTCCGAGGCCGACCAGGCCAAGCTCCAGATCTTCAAAGATGAGCTTTACGATACTATCAGGGAACATGGCAGCGAAACCCGTGTCTTCAGCCAGGCCGACCTCAAGGGTTTGGGCGTCATCCCCAACAACGACGTCAGGATACTTGTCGATGTCATTCAGATGCTCACCAATGAAAAGCTCCTCATTGGTGTTCATTTACCGGGCGGAGAACTGGGTTGGAAATGGCGAAGCAGAGAGGATGCCAAGAAGTACGTTTCCTTCTCTCAGATCTTCTCACTATCCCACCCTGAATGCTAACTGCTCTTCGTTCTCCAGGTATACCTCCCTTCCAGACGAACCGACCAGGCTCGTATACGGCGAAATCGACCAAGCCGGCCAAGACGGTGTCTGGATCCGCCATATCAAACTCCGAATCAACATCCAAGATGCCACCCTCAAGGCCTGCATCAAGTTCCTCGAGTCCAAAGGGTTCATCTCATCCATGACTAACGTCGAGATGCCCAACCGGAAGATGTACATCAGAGCCGACCTCAAACCCTCCGAGCGCGCAACCGGCGGTCCTTGGTTCACAGACGGTGAGCTAGACGAAGCCTTTATCAAAGTCATCGAAGGTATCATTTTCGAGTACATCAAGACCCGCAGCGCATACTTTTCCAGGGGCACGGTCCTCCCTCAAAGACAACCAAAGAAGGGCGTAGTTACCGGGGATGCCAGAGGTGTCAAGAGAACAGCGACTGACATCTCCAACGACGACGCGACACCCGCCCCTGCTCCAGCGACAAAGgctgcccctccaccgccaaagGGCAAGCCAATGTACCTCCCCATGCCGGCCGGGTATAAGAAATACCCTACCGTCAACGATATCACAGAGTTTATCCACAACCAAAAGGTCAGCACTGCTATGCTCGGTGTTGCGGACATCCAGGCGTTGGTCGACGTGCTGGTATTTGACGGCCTGATTGAGCCGATCCAAGTCCACAATCGTAAGGGGTACAGGGTGGTGCGGCCAACAAAGCAGGACACGGTATCGTATGCCAAGCGGCAGCAGGACCGAGAATCGCATCCAGAATCGGGGGATATCGTGTTAGGCCCTCCGCCGCTGAGCAGCGCAGTGACTGAGGCACCGTGCGGTAAATGCCCGGTGTTTGAACTGTGCCAGGAGGGTGGACCAGTTGCGCCGAGCACGTGTGTTTACTTTCAGGAGTGGTTGGGCTTGAAAGAGCCTGCTGTTGCTACTGCCAACGGAACGGCTCCACCATGAGGTCAGCTACGCATGGGCAAATTAATGAAATTCTCgtaaatatttttttttaagcATGGAGTTAGTGTAGTGTAGTAATCGGGTACTGAGTTGTAAATATAACTGATCCGCCTGGCGGAAGAGCGCGACTTTGTCATCTCACGATTTTTGGCAATTCCGTTGTCAGGGGGCGGAAGCATTGTTTACCATCTACTTCATTCAAACATAGTCCCAGATGTTGGTAACGACCTGGCAGCAAGATAATTCATGGATGAAACAATGTGAAGGCCAATGAAGTGGTGCTTTTATATTCTCCAACCTCCTAGAGGTCCACAAGACAATATGCTAACCATATCACTGAACCACCCTCCTTCGTTCCGAAATCAACCATCGATTTAGTTGATTTAGTTGATCTCACCGGAGTCCTCAATGGTGGGCTTCTTGAGACCAGGCTTGATGGCaccggagccggagccggtaGCCTCAAGGAGCTTGACGACGTGCATGGAGTCATCATCGGCAACCTCGCCGAAGACGACGTGACGGCCATCGAGCCAAGAGGTCTTcacggtggtgatgaagaacTGGGAGCCGTTGCTGCGAGGGTTCAGGTCAGCTTTGTGATCAATTGAACCGGGAAATTCCGGACAGATTAATAACTCACGTGTTGGGGCCGGCGTTGGCCATGGAGAGGAGACCAGGGCGGGTGTGCTTGATCTGGAAGTTCTCGTCGGCAAACTTCTCGCCGTAGATGGACTTGCCACCGGTACCGTTGCCACGGGTGAAGTCACCACCCTGGAGCATGAAGTCGGGGATGATGCGGTGGAAGGAAGAGCCCTTGTAGCCGAAGCCGTTCTGGCCAGTGCAGAGCTCACGGAAGTTacgggtggtgatggggacaACGTCGTCGTAGAGGTTGAACTTGATAGTACCCTCCTGCTCTACGCGATTGTCAGTATCATGGGATTGCCAGGCGTTGAACAACGTCAATGGAATAGATGGAAGGATGGCTACATACCGGCGATCTCGTTGTTGGGGCGGCCCTGGCTATC from Podospora pseudoanserina strain CBS 124.78 chromosome 1, whole genome shotgun sequence includes:
- a CDS encoding hypothetical protein (EggNog:ENOG503PEDZ; COG:S) is translated as MRVLSLFSLAAAALPLASAIQFTSPAGNSTLSKGNSYKVKWDSVDTDPSTFSIYLVNFVNWPPFYTQLAGGVSTESGEYEVTVPCLVDASWGYQFNAINGTNVYVIHAQTPKFYVGEGSCDEPEEEVPVPVITDSLQQTTCEAYTVTATPEPTCDNSVSTVTATVTATVTVGKDAPAAPATTAPATLQYTPGFQSAVKVYSTVYVDLSEVIDSGECVC
- the RPC34 gene encoding 34-kDa subunit of RNA polymerase III (C) (EggNog:ENOG503P1SA; BUSCO:EOG092646WF; COG:K), translated to MAAPNSEADQAKLQIFKDELYDTIREHGSETRVFSQADLKGLGVIPNNDVRILVDVIQMLTNEKLLIGVHLPGGELGWKWRSREDAKKYTSLPDEPTRLVYGEIDQAGQDGVWIRHIKLRINIQDATLKACIKFLESKGFISSMTNVEMPNRKMYIRADLKPSERATGGPWFTDGELDEAFIKVIEGIIFEYIKTRSAYFSRGTVLPQRQPKKGVVTGDARGVKRTATDISNDDATPAPAPATKAAPPPPKGKPMYLPMPAGYKKYPTVNDITEFIHNQKVSTAMLGVADIQALVDVLVFDGLIEPIQVHNRKGYRVVRPTKQDTVSYAKRQQDRESHPESGDIVLGPPPLSSAVTEAPCGKCPVFELCQEGGPVAPSTCVYFQEWLGLKEPAVATANGTAPP
- the CSR1_1 gene encoding phosphatidylinositol transfer protein csr1 (EggNog:ENOG503Q3ZN; COG:O), with the protein product MFRPLLPRGCSALPRPSSLFHQLPTAPFSSTFSSSIQSNIRNSVRAFSVSSINMAPQVFFKVSWSGPTGFDSQGRPNNEIAEQEGTIKFNLYDDVVPITTRNFRELCTGQNGFGYKGSSFHRIIPDFMLQGGDFTRGNGTGGKSIYGEKFADENFQIKHTRPGLLSMANAGPNTNGSQFFITTVKTSWLDGRHVVFGEVADDDSMHVVKLLEATGSGSGAIKPGLKKPTIEDSGEIN
- a CDS encoding hypothetical protein (EggNog:ENOG503P1HR; COG:S) gives rise to the protein MSFYAFTPFSFSAIFPNSANISFHTLPKSTSTRTQPAPGRTMSTPRKQQTFTTLHSLYATSGTVTIHSSSSDSPILVPTPSPLDPNDPLSWPPQKKRTAFLSICTFTFLTNFGIGGLTSAFYLISLEFEKSLPETSALLLWPILVLGLFNFFWVPLANYFGKRPVFVLSCGLLFASYIWGALAKSFESLLWSNIVAAFAGSSTEALGAAMVNDLFFVHERGGKMGVYMNFISGGNTVGPLVCGFVVTGLSWRWHKWIAAMLTGINFATVVLMVPETRYHRVEVTGEGGQQVSESEDNGQEKGKVRGDGEQGQQREGIVAVPKKSWVQELSLWSGTPKDDTSLWKMFLRPLPMFAYPCVIYSFLGYAVSLVLTVAVNILNSFVLQAPPYSWSPTVNGLINIPGFIGNLLGSFAGGWLVDKFCDWRSRKNNGVFEPENRLYLCILPLLITGAGCVLFGYGVERTLHWTSLFFGYGMVSFALTAVPTITMAYVSDCLLPVNSDALMLVNGSKNIVAFGFLYGIVPWVEEVGYVECFGTQAGIYVAIIVIGMAVLIPFGARIRYAQAKWRIIL